TTTGTAATCAATACttaattttgtgttcaaatgaaaattcaaaactatGGCGTTCAATCATCGTCTGTTTCTGTTTCTGATTTTCACTCATAGGTTTacgtaaaattggaaaattatagACAACATTCCCATGCAAAGTATATGGAGTGGAGAGTCAACTAATTTACCAGTTCTGCgtaaatttataattgaaaattgcaatttcccTAGTACTCAACTGTTGTGTTTAGTGGCTGGGCGAAACGTAACTACGAAAATGAACTTCGAACgctttaggtttttttttaaactaaaaacttgttgcaaataacgtttttcataactgCTTGATTGTAAAATCGATGAACCATGTTCGAACCagcatatttttcattcaattcatgATTTCAAAGTTATCAATAGTTGTTGAACACAAATTCTCAACTGTCGGTATACTATTTTGCCTGGCGTCTATTATTGTGCTTTGGCTGAATCACGAGGACAATGTTTGTTTTAAGAGAAAACAGATTTTCAGACCGCAGGTCCCTGTTTCGGAACCTTTCACTATAATGTGTAGTCCTTGCTCTTACATTGTCACCCTGCTTAAGAGcgatatcgccaaaacatcgaacaaaatcagacattttgggacaaggggtcacgaatattattgacttacagctcattcgattcgttgaacttttgcgagtaaaacgtagtactatgtttggtgaacttttattttgttgtcgacgctcgaggtcatgaagtgagggtctgccaaaaggggcccaaaatcgttttctcgcGATTAGTCGAGTAAAACCGttttgggaaaaaaaacttttttcgctagccttgtaggccttgaagagacgcacattttgagtatacacaccaccaggtccatgttgacctgttggtgatatcaatcattttaggtgaaaaaataggtgattttcCCAAGTCCCTGACCGGCTGCAGTGACATAAGTCCGAGACATGGTATGTATGGTGAGAGAGCCTAGCCTCTGTAGTACAATAACATGCAAAAACATCTTTGGATAAGTTTCACTGCAAAGGGTTGGATCGACTTTAGTGAAAGTCCACTTCAAGTCGACGACCGGCTGGTACATTCAGCTGAGACAGAAATAATTACGCATCTCGCAAAATCTGTAAAATGCTGAGATAACTTTAAGAACTTTCTTAAATGACCAACGTTTGCatcgtctttttttttcaaacgcAAAATCTTCCACCAAGAGCTGACAACTTTCAAAAGCTATCAAACTATAAAAACTCgtttaattcattaaattatttgtgaaaaaaagGGAGCTAAATGTCAGTATGAAATATCCGGTTATAATTAGCAACATAAAAGTACTTGCTCCTGATGCATTAGGTTTTTAATTAGTTAATAATACGTACAGTGAACAAACTCTCGAACGCAGTTCAACGTTGAAGTTTTCCAAACTATTTGCTTTGTAAATAATTATCTGAAAGTTTAGCAGCtccaattaaaacattttcatttaaacttttcatttttaatcattCATCAGAaacgaatacaaaaaaaatgaattcgttTTGAATGCACCCCCATCACATTTAAATTAATCTCGATAACACTTCCTTTAAActcacatacataaccacccAGTCACCCAGTCAACCGCTAATCTCTTTCAtgcatttcatatttttattagAAGTTCTAtagaaaaatgagagaaaatcACCGCGTCTACCGATTCCTTTGCAGCGCGTcataaattatttccttttcgCTGGTAAACACATAAAGAGGTAATCCCACATCCAATATGGTAGAATCAAATGAACaaattcaaatcgattttcacCACAGAATAAGACCATAATTTTTATATCTCAcgtaacattttatttgaatttctataactttttctcaaaatgtatttaatgCCACATATTGACTACTCTATTCGGAATGGAGAAAATGCAGAAATAATGTGTAGATTTTGTGGCGAAAAGatggggaaaaaaaaatcttttacaaaataaaaaccataATTTTCTAtagatgaaaagtaaatttaatgttCGCTTTCTGGTTGGATATAAACCGAATTTTATACTCTCTGTACTTATACTCATCAATTTATATTTCTGCACCTTTGCCACCACTTATCAAACGTCTGAGATAtataattttcagttttatttttttggtgtaACAATGTAAACGATACAGCACATGAATTGTTAATAAAAACCGGTAGAACTATCAACTATGTATACTGGGCCATGATGGTGccatatgaaaaattaaaattattttcattcatttttcaatttgcataattgaaaaaatttgtttgattgtaatactaggccccacctcttgggtgggtcaggtccatTGACTggcttttttctataattccagtcttagttttctaaccatttttaaatgagatcacaaaattaaagtcacatgaaaaggtgatgtctcttttattcagaaaacagcagtcatcacatgcttcattttactcaaatttaatataattttctgcagaaacaaaaagagctatgagttgctggcccagcgagcgatgttttGCTATTTTGCTCTATTACGAGTCTTTTTTATTGTCTCCTAAAAAGCGCTATGAGTGTcaaataacagaaaacatacaaaaaatacgcCATGAGTGGAAGATCCAGCGAGGTACGTTTAACAcctaatatgagtctcctatatagtctactaaaagcgctgaaaaggtggcgtatttcctgcctacctcttgaaaaaatttaactcgtgtgaattacggccctcgcttcgctctggccgcaaagttcacactcattcaaacattttaggaacgaaaaaaatcttttaaggATAcagatttcacgcaaaaattgtcgtatatcccagattactagtccaattaaattccaatgttcgagtttaaccacatgaattacgctactggtcgaaattgatttttgaagcctctgagaattacaaGAGCTATCagtttctcaagcaagcaagcaaaaactcttttgggaagtacttcttaattgttagaccagaaatccagaatttcacaactcgtcagataagaaatttttctggaaatccgttgcaaaaatgtcgtggtataacaagttatgtttacaattactccaaactcactactccaatatgtcattctctgtcaattaaaacaaaaaaattgaaaatcgggtaaaaattactcaagttatcgcgcggtaacaagaaaaagcgtctgtgtagaatatctcccatctcgttgttcgaatATTATCCATCagcaaactcagcctcaagagtttcaatcttcgtcgattaagacaaaatctttgaaaatcggataagaattatggaagttatcgcggtaacaagtaaaaaactctcttgagaattactcccaacTCATAtctccaatattgcccatctacgaacttaacctcatgattttcattctccgtcgattaaaaccaaaattttgcaaatcggtaaagaattactcgagttatcgagtccacaagtgtactgacgttttctgtatttaacgttttttgccaatgtggaacattttcaaaatatcaaagtgaacttagcgttacggacatttaagggtattttctttcataagaccctgactttcagtcaagggaataaactCCGGGTGTGGGGCGCACCAAAAAACCGAGTCATTTCTACTGCTCgtgcaaattaaaatgaagaagTAACTTCATATGAAACCCGGTGTGTATACGCTCATATATAACTTCATCATCAGGCAGCCTATATCCAAATTAACGTACACTAAAATAACAGAACCGTAGAttacatttatattttacatATTACCATTACATATCAGACATAAAACATATATTTTCagtgaaaactttattttacggCAACCCGAAAAAGTTCGCttgttgaattttaatgaatttagaaaatgttgaaatcacactaaaaaaaaaaaaagttaaaagctACAAAAAGAGAACCAGAACCGTCTTCTGATGAAATGGCAAAATAAGATCATTAGTTGGGCGGAATAATGAGAAGCTTTTTAAGCTATGGGTGAATTAAAGCTAATTGCAAGGTATTTAAATTGAAGCTCCCATCTGCTTTTTTTGGTTCTGTTTTGCCTGCTGTAATACGTGCATAAATAGTATCGTACGTTACGTAGTTATATGTCACTGGTTCGGAATGGGTTACAACTGATTTGGACAAATGAATGGGGTTAGTGAGGAAAAAACCATCAAactaaaaggaaaattgtttctCATGGAACGAAATTAATGAATGACTGgggttttttttacagttgtTTTGTCGTATTAATCGTTGCAGTTCTGTCATTTATATAAATACGAATTGCGAAATTAAATGTATCGAgtgtaaataaacaaaaacgatTGCTCTCGGTTTTAAATTGAACGATACTCGCTAAAAGCGGTGGAGGCCTCTCCATCTGAGCATGATTTATTTTACAAGCGCAACCGATTGCGGaaaaacttcaatttatttgctTTATTTGCTATTATTCCGGCCAACAAGGTTTGTACTTTTATGTAAACTGACAGAAACGATGGTTACAATCATTAAATGGACAGATTTTTAgcaagagaaaatgtttttctttaattgaaaacaacattttcgaaGATAAAATGGGGAAATATCGTGATTTCGTCGctcatttttcacatttgttAGAGATAACGATGTTCTTTGGATTCGATTCCAGTACTTGCTTCGGTGCCACCATAGAAACCTGTAGCTAAAAAAAGTAACCTCCTGGCGGCGTTAAGAAATAGTATTTTGAGCAAcaagttttgaaatgttgattttttggaactagttcaaatttttgttacgagcggagcgagcgatcAAAACAGATCGGAAATGAAAAAGGACATTCCAACACTCAAATGAGTTACAAATGTTGTATTGTGACGCTCGGTTGCAGAAACAACTATTTACAATCCATAAATGTAATAACGGAAAGAAAATGCCAAATAAATCACTCtaatttttcccaattttatTTGTCATTTTCCAAAAGATTTGCTGGTATAGACTGAACGTAATGACGACTGAAAGAGTCCTCTCAAAGACGCTGAtgaataatttcgaaaaatgacgaaaagctTTATGATCCCGacacaaaattgtgtaactATTTCGAATTAATAAATCCCTTTTTGCACAGACAGCCCAATTTGCGTTttattttctcatctggaGTTTTGTATACACATTTCTGTCGTTTGACTTAAAAGGCTTATGAGAACCAATTTCGAATTAAATCCTTTTACCAAcagtaaattataaatttttggtgaacATCGACGGGGATGATGTATTTTAATATTATATTGGGTGGAATATGACTAGCATTCTTTTAGGAATGTGCtttcaaaaatggttttatGTTTTGATCTGATTTTGAATATtcgcaatttaatttttggtttttttgtttgtttgaaaaagcTTTCAACAACGCATAATCAAGGCAAAATATCTGTTATGAaaagaataattaaaaaaatatttttttttaaatttaaatctcaACTAGAACGTTTCATATGTTCGAAAAGGGGTTATTATCTCAACCAttggaaaatacaattttcaatgaaattcaacAAATCGCCACGATTTTATATTCGATAAACtcatattgaaaataatttatttcctttttttaattaaaaaaataaatccttTCAACATCAACACCGAAAAGTTAATATGGAACAATagtccaatttttttgttggtggaatgaaaataattcgCAAAATTAAAACAAGTTAACAATgttccaatgttcgaattgaatttttatttaaaacaaaaagctCAAATCTACATATTTTCGCTTTcgattattttactttttttcccgtttcgTATGGGCATGTGTACTATATTGCacccaacaacaaaaaaccagtCCATATCTACACCACCATATTCACCACATGAACAAACTTAATTTGACATTTTGCTTTAACCCTGAAACCCGGAACACAccgaaaataatcaaaagtactccacttttttttcatttatgttaaattatattaaaaacCAGTGCACACCAGTTCATCACCCCCATTTTCcgaatgatttttattttttaatttatataaatatcaGCTTTATTCAGCAGTTGTGCTCACTCATTGATAACTGTGCACGAGATAAACGTGAAATGTGTAATGgaattgattttcaataaaatatttgtcgaCCGCATTTGAAAGACACAAAAAAAGCACGATTCGGAATCTGAAATCGAGCGtagaaatttgtgtttttttgaattttattttaaaaatcgaaTCGATCGACGATTAAACTTTGATTATTGTAAAAATACCGACAATACTTTAGCCCACACATTTTCCCCCCCAGGTTTTTCGTTGCACAAATGtgtgcattttatttgaattaaatttaaaattaatttattggtaaaattgaatttattggcccttttgttttttctgttttttttttttcaaattaaaatctgaATTATGAATGCAATTACTTCAATTAATGgaaatcatttttcgattGTATTCGATTAATCGAAATGAACGTACACGCACAATGACACCGTATGCTTTTATTTCGTGAACAATTTTGTTGTGGCAACAGAACGgattaatagaaaaattctgaTGGTTCCGAAATTCCGAAATggtttttcgaacattttcaataaaacagCGGTATCGACATCGGAATTCGAATTGATTATTGACCGGCAATATTCGTTCAATTCAATCAACCGGAAAAAGGATTCCTAATAGTTATAATcacagaaaaattaaactcaGACCGATAtccgttttgtttttgttgtttttttttccaaggTCTGCGGTTTCGTTTGTTGTTTGATGAAAACATCCTGagtaaacaaaatcattgtaGAACGTCTAAGACTGGCATCTGAAATGAACCACgaatcatcgaaaaataaaagaataattctgttacagacggcaaacatatgaacagtattattatcaggtctattacttccatcgatcaaagtatttttaatctgttgatttcaaatcttgtacttcaattttcttaacattcattttactatacaAATGGACCATATTGaacagagcttgtcattatttttgtcgtcggtatcgataacagatgaataagGTGTGACGTGTGACAGGTTAACGTCAGATTATCTTTCTCgctatttcatttaaaatgtctCGGCATGATATCGTCTAACATTAACATCTGAAAATTAAAGCTGAACCCATTGATCTCGTCGTATAGGTCAAATGCATTGATCCTGTCGTATTCAAACATTATTCAACTGaagaatttctgaattttcttttactctAGCATGGACAACAGTTCCGATTTGAGcgaaaacttaatacgtattTCGACGCACTATATGCAGTTTAGAAATACTATTCCTTTCCTTTACCATTTCAAACACGAAAAAGTCTAGTGAAttataactgaaaattttgaactcAACTCTAACagtaaaatttactaaaaaaatgatttctccTCTCTTTACAGATTATCCTCGTGTTGAAGTCGGTCCAGACAATCCACTTCAAGTCGAACGGGAAACCACCGCCAAGCTCGAGTGCAATGTTGACGCAAAGCCAAAAGTAAGCAACGTGCGATGGACACGAAATGGTCGATTTATCAGCTCATCACTGACGCATACGATTCATCGTGTATCGATACAAGATGCTGGCAAATATGCCTGTTCCGCTGACAATGGCCTGGGCAAAGTCGGCGAAGAGGAAATTATTCTGGACGTCCTGTATCCGCCAGTTGTTGTTATTGAATCGAAAACACGAGAAGCTGAGGAACGGGAAACCGTTCGGATTAAATGCAATGTGACATCGAATCCGGAACCGGTTACTGTTGAATGGTTTAAGGAAGGTAGCCCGGATTTCCGGCATTCCGGTGATGTCTTGGAGCTGACTTCCGTGAGAGCCGATCACGCAGGTaaatcttttttgtttcaaaattatttatttctgagTTCGCTAGATTTGAATAGGACGCAGCAGTATGAACCTTCTACAAAACTTACTCTTCTTCAGGTACTTACATCTGCAGAGCTGTAAACATTATGATGCCGTACGGTGGCAAACGCGTCGAACGGATCGGAAATGCTACTGTAGCTCTATTAGTGCGTCATCGACCTGGCCAAGCTTCTATCAATCCGAGCAAACCTGTCGTTCACGTCGGAAACGGTGTAACATTAACGTGTTCAGCAAATCCTCCTGGTTGGCCAGTGCCACAATTTAGATGGTTCCGAGATGTTGAGGGTGAAATATCATCACAAACCATTCTGGCGCAAGGCTCGCAATACGTCATTCCACGAGCTCATCTCGGTAGCGAAGGGAAATACCATTGTCACGCTGCTAACGAATTGGGTCATGGTGATATGGCTACGATTACACTTGAAGTGCATCAACCACCACAATTCTTGGCCAAATTACAGCAGCATATGACCAGAAGAGTTTCCGATTCCGATTTTGCCGTCAATTGCAGCGCAAAGGCAAAACCGAAACCAACGATCCGATGGTTGAAGGATGGCAAAGAAATTAGTCCGGACTTGAATTTGTACGAAGTGCGAACGAGTCCCGTCGAAGGACCGAATGGAATGGTTACCGTCCAAAGTATGCTGCGATTCAATGGCAAAGCGAGACCAAATGAAAACGAATTGATTCCCGGTGATCGTGGACTGTACACTTGTCTGTACCAGAATGAAGTTAATTCCGGTAACTCGAGCATGCATTTGAGAATCGAACATGCGCCGATCATTTTGCATCAGTACAACAAGGTGGCGTACGATATTCGTGAAAATGCAGAAGTTCGATGCAAAGTGCAGGCATATCCGAAACCAGAATTCCAATGGCAATTCGGTAACAATCCATCACCGTTGTCGATGTCATCCGAAGGACATTACGAAATTATCACAACGACCGACAATAACGATATCTACACCTCCGTGCTGAAAATCAACCACTTAACGCACAACGACTACGGCGAATATTTATGCAGAGTGGTCAATTCACTGGAAACGATTCGGGCACCCATTCGTCTCCAACCGAAAGGAGCGCCGGAAAAACCAAATAACCTTCAGGCTGCCGACGTTGGTCCCAATTTCGTTTCACTACTTTGGGACCCTGGATTTGACGGTGGTCTTACCcagacgaaatttttcgtttcatatcGTAAAGTGGCAGTACCCCACGACGAGCAAATGATGCCGGATTGTGGCACGAACACCATAAGCAGCACCGAATGGATGGAACATGATTGTCACCAAGACAATCCATGCAAAGTCCCTGCATTGGATCAACACCAAAGTTACGTTTTGAAGGTCAAGGCTCTGAATACCAAAGGCTCATCGGAGTATTCAAATGAAATCATGACAACAACCAAAGTTGACAAAATCCCAACACCTGAACACGTCACTTTCGATCCGTCCTCCAGAACACTCAGAGTCAATGTCGGCCCGACGTGTTTGTCATTGATCGCCATTGTTGAATCGGTCTTTAACGGCAATACAGCTCAAGCTGAGTGGCAGATCGTTGAAACAGTAGCAATTAAAGCGAACGGACATTCATCCACACATGAGGATGCAATTATCGAACATTTAGTCACAGCACGCAGAAGCAGTGCGAGATCACTTGGAATACCTGATGATGAATTCCCACCATTCGAAGACGAACTGAATCCACGCGTTCGAGTCAAACTCTGTTTGAAAGCTAATCACGAACACTGCGGTGATTATACAGAGGCTGAGAGTAAGTTTTAACAATTTCCTGCGGTGCAACACCATTTTCTAATCGTCTAATTTTCACACAGTTGGCCCATCTTACATTGCCGAAGCATCCGCTCTAGCCACACCGACACTGATCGCCATCATTGTTTCATGCATTGTATTCGCTCTGTTCGTCGGTTTGTTGTTAATGTTCTGCCGATGCAAGCGAAAGCAATCGAAGAAAGGCGTTCAAGCTAAGGACTACGAAATGGACTCGGTACGGCCATCGATTGTGGCCCAACAAAATCAGGCTCCACCACCGTACTATCCGGCTAGTGGTTTGGAAAACAAGGCACTCGAGCATTCAATGGACCTAGCACTGGCCATGGAAGAGCAGAAAGTGGCCGTTTATGGAACGCAAAATGGTTACGGTTACCATCCACAACAATCGCTTCAAGTACCTGGGCAACATATAACTGGAAATGAATGTGAGTagacaaaagaatttttggtttttttttttcggttgtttTAATCAGTGACAAAATACAAACGAGAAAACTGGGAGTTGAAGTTGAGTATACTCCAATTGCGGGCTAAGCTTAAAGCTATATGCCGGCATTTAAACGTGTTTTTATCGCGATTGTACATGACATTATGTTGACGTTATTGTTgggtttgcaaatttttattttttaatttaattaaacaaaaaaatatttgctgaaCCATTGCCTTCGCGGTTGGTTTCATTATTATGCGAactttgttggtttttttttcttcattcgaatcaggcatgagcgccgacggagaaacctcggcggcggctagccgaaaaaaatttctcggcggcggcgaaaaagtcggcttgagccggcttaaaacggctcggctggaggttccttttaactttttttcaaaataaaaacgtttagataaattcatggaaaatgaactagtaagaactggtcttgttacaagcaagtctctaagtctaatgttcactaacacgtcaagttttattgcctcaaaacttgaactaaatggaaaatcatgctccggtacactcatttaactcattaagaaaatggttttcgataagaaatcgaaagctcacgaaaatcaagtaaaaattgaaaagaaaaaaaatcgagaaaattcgcaaagatcgataaagttttctcaaatttgtgaattaactgattgtgcgccttcggctcgttccgcaaaggtcatacttgccaaaacaacaaacttagaagcgaggacgtaatataccattctggaaaattcatgaaaattcaagaaaattttcaaaattttcttaattttgaaaaaaaaaattcaaaaagtacttgagctgcttaggatcaacaggaatctcggttttcaaaattatttcacctttcgaaatctttatttcattttccagccgtttcaagccggcctgagccgtgtttttggcaccggctcggctgcggcgcgacttgctcaaaaatggccggcggcggcttgatcggcggcttattttcggcggcgctcatgtcTGATTCGAATTTAATgctttttgacatttttgtgtgtaaaatacGGAATGAAATGACGTCGCTGTTTTAAGCTCTCTATTTActgtgtttttgaaaaaaaaaaatgagagagAAAGAAAACGTGGAAAAGCCAAACTTACACAGATGTACATATTGTGTGTTGCATCGTTTGCATTcattaaaacgaaattatttttctttcgcttTTTAAGCTTTTGGCTTTCCGCTTTTTTTCCCCCATTCGAAAggattaaaaattccatttggaAACCTAAAACAATAAGAgagaaaaaacataaatttactgTAGCTAGCCgacgagaaaaatgtttgttcaaaTCAGTCAAGCATTACCGTGCTATGTAACTGCCACTTCAAAGTGCCTTCGTTCCTGTGACGAATTGTATAATGCTAATGGGGATTTGgtgaaaacttttcaaatgaaacaatgtGTCCTTTGCACTCTGTGGTGGTGGAACAGACATCACTCCTATAACAGTTTTCTGTGTCGAACATCTGTTCTCGCACTTTGCCTTCAGTGCTGATTAAAATTCTTCAGTGCCGTCGAAACGTTTCTTTAGTTTATCTTTTAGCGACCACCGATGTGGATACACATAGCTCGTCAAACCGATTTCGTTAATGTCTTTCAATGGAATCTAATTTTGTGGTCAGGAAAATGTTTCACGGCAGTTGTTTAGTCTCGCAGATACAGAAATGGCAATCGAATTTCAGCCGAGATTTGCTTCAGTtgattttcagctgattcaaTCCATATGCATGTTTAAACGGTTGTACTGGTTGTACCACTACCACTGTTGAATCCGTACAAACACTCGTCACCAGTTTTGTCAatccgccaaaaaaccctaaagggtgaaagtgtgaccttctttctacttacaaaattactgatatcgctgagggtgacgcattctgcgcatCAGCGCAAAAGttttaccaacaaaaaaaaaaaattattttttatttatgatttattattaaaactgGTCATTTCTGACCAACCATCAATTACGAGGATCCAGTGATGCCAGGTAACTTTAGTCTGGTTCATTAGATTGATGAATGTTCAAGCTTTATTGATGCTCACGTCAGTACAAGGTCAGAAGGTTTCTTTCTCTTCAGTCGTCTTGTCAAATCGGTTGAATTCAGTAGCTGAGTTGCTTCTTCATTGATGTGATTTTGAAGCTTTATATGATGTTTTAAAGCCATCTGTTCAATGACTTCATGGACCATTGAGATTCCTAGGTCTCGATGAAGGTCACTGTTACGGATGTACCAAGGAGCGTTGACTGCATTTCTCAATACACGGTTCTGAAAACGTTGTATGGAGTCTTTGTGGCACTGAGCTGCACATCCCCAAAGTTGGATTCCATATACCCAAATAGGCTTGAGTACTTGATTGTAAAGTAGGATCTTGTTGTAAATTGATAC
Above is a window of Bradysia coprophila strain Holo2 unplaced genomic scaffold, BU_Bcop_v1 contig_476, whole genome shotgun sequence DNA encoding:
- the LOC119082764 gene encoding hemicentin-1 isoform X2, whose product is MDTFKSSFRIYFLIVATLSTLSIAEELLDTREGEDLTLKCRFNEQHKANEFSYYWARSAGANFENVAIGNIQLNTNYRLDFRPDKGIYDLQIKNASYGRDNGRFECRVKAVGTGADVHQEYYNLTVLTPPQPPLVAPGAISIATENKKQELTCSSIGGSPDPTITWYRDGSSVPLQAPTSKGGSKDHQTTSTLSMTPRREDDGAKFRCVVWNRAMAEGQRLETTVTLSVNYYPRVEVGPDNPLQVERETTAKLECNVDAKPKVSNVRWTRNGRFISSSLTHTIHRVSIQDAGKYACSADNGLGKVGEEEIILDVLYPPVVVIESKTREAEERETVRIKCNVTSNPEPVTVEWFKEGSPDFRHSGDVLELTSVRADHAGTYICRAVNIMMPYGGKRVERIGNATVALLVRHRPGQASINPSKPVVHVGNGVTLTCSANPPGWPVPQFRWFRDVEGEISSQTILAQGSQYVIPRAHLGSEGKYHCHAANELGHGDMATITLEVHQPPQFLAKLQQHMTRRVSDSDFAVNCSAKAKPKPTIRWLKDGKEISPDLNLYEVRTSPVEGPNGMVTVQSMLRFNGKARPNENELIPGDRGLYTCLYQNEVNSGNSSMHLRIEHAPIILHQYNKVAYDIRENAEVRCKVQAYPKPEFQWQFGNNPSPLSMSSEGHYEIITTTDNNDIYTSVLKINHLTHNDYGEYLCRVVNSLETIRAPIRLQPKGAPEKPNNLQAADVGPNFVSLLWDPGFDGGLTQTKFFVSYRKVAVPHDEQMMPDCGTNTISSTEWMEHDCHQDNPCKVPALDQHQSYVLKVKALNTKGSSEYSNEIMTTTKVDKIPTPEHVTFDPSSRTLRVNVGPTCLSLIAIVESVFNGNTAQAEWQIVETVAIKANGHSSTHEDAIIEHLVTARRSSARSLGIPDDEFPPFEDELNPRVRVKLCLKANHEHCGDYTEAEIGPSYIAEASALATPTLIAIIVSCIVFALFVGLLLMFCRCKRKQSKKGVQAKDYEMDSVRPSIVAQQNQAPPPYYPASGLENKALEHSMDLALAMEEQKVAVYGTQNGYGYHPQQSLQVPGQHITGNE
- the LOC119082764 gene encoding Down syndrome cell adhesion molecule-like protein Dscam2 isoform X1, with translation MDTFKSSFRIYFLIVATLSTLSIAEELLDTREGEDLTLKCRFNEQHKANEFSYYWARSAGANFENVAIGNIQLNTNYRLDFRPDKGIYDLQIKNASYGRDNGRFECRVKAVGTGADVHQEYYNLTVLTPPQPPLVAPGAISIATENKKQELTCSSIGGSPDPTITWYRDGSSVPLQAPTSKGGSKDHQTTSTLSMTPRREDDGAKFRCVVWNRAMAEGQRLETTVTLSVNYYPRVEVGPDNPLQVERETTAKLECNVDAKPKVSNVRWTRNGRFISSSLTHTIHRVSIQDAGKYACSADNGLGKVGEEEIILDVLYPPVVVIESKTREAEERETVRIKCNVTSNPEPVTVEWFKEGSPDFRHSGDVLELTSVRADHAGTYICRAVNIMMPYGGKRVERIGNATVALLVRHRPGQASINPSKPVVHVGNGVTLTCSANPPGWPVPQFRWFRDVEGEISSQTILAQGSQYVIPRAHLGSEGKYHCHAANELGHGDMATITLEVHQPPQFLAKLQQHMTRRVSDSDFAVNCSAKAKPKPTIRWLKDGKEISPDLNLYEVRTSPVEGPNGMVTVQSMLRFNGKARPNENELIPGDRGLYTCLYQNEVNSGNSSMHLRIEHAPIILHQYNKVAYDIRENAEVRCKVQAYPKPEFQWQFGNNPSPLSMSSEGHYEIITTTDNNDIYTSVLKINHLTHNDYGEYLCRVVNSLETIRAPIRLQPKGAPEKPNNLQAADVGPNFVSLLWDPGFDGGLTQTKFFVSYRKVAVPHDEQMMPDCGTNTISSTEWMEHDCHQDNPCKVPALDQHQSYVLKVKALNTKGSSEYSNEIMTTTKVDKIPTPEHVTFDPSSRTLRVNVGPTCLSLIAIVESVFNGNTAQAEWQIVETVAIKANGHSSTHEDAIIEHLVTARRSSARSLGIPDDEFPPFEDELNPRVRVKLCLKANHEHCGDYTEAEIGPSYIAEASALATPTLIAIIVSCIVFALFVGLLLMFCRCKRKQSKKGVQAKDYEMDSVRPSIVAQQNQAPPPYYPASGLENKALEHSMDLALAMEEQKVAVYGTQNGYGYHPQQSLQVPGQHITGNEWVNMGYMDNSYSNSNNGGSVNSQDSLWQMKMSAAAGNSANLIPTHNFVERQPSYGYDPLTHGGYGAVDDYAPYPHLTTTSQHGGDDYHTMRNSQNPSRQDPYCSDPYAAVLKPKKRLDQHLDSPYHDISGLPDPYMDQMEQEDSKPPNQHMSLSYDESLESGYSTPNSRNRRVIREIIV